The nucleotide window TTCTTGTATTCGTTCACAAACTTTCCCGTATCATGTATAATTTTGTCTGTAGCAAAATTTGTTAAGGGGGGAAATAAAATGGCTCGTATTCTCGTTACTCCAGATCAGCTAGAAGGTATTGCACGTCAATTTCGCGACGGTATTAACCAAGCGCAAGGAATCAACTCCAAATTACAAGGGCAAATTCATAACTTGTATGGTGAGTGGGACGGTAATACAAAAAATCGATTCCAAACACAATTCGGGGAAGCTGAAAAGCTGATGAAGGGTTACACGGAGATTCTTCAAAGCATTGAAATGGAATTGAAAAACATCGCAACAAGATTCCGTCAAGCTGACCAAGGCTAATTTTTAGTACATAACAAACCGGATGACTGGGGTTTTCCTAGTTCTCCGGTTTGTTTTACATGAAATAAAGTAAAGGATTTTTACTTTTTTGTAGCTTCTGCGCCTAAATTGGGCGCTGTTATATTCTAGCTGTAGTGGCTAGCTCCTCCGGTCAGAGCCCCCCACCCCCTAAAGGCAAAAAGCGCCTCTGTGCGGGGAACCTTTGCCCTATGGAGCAGGGCAAGCCGCTTCCGCTTTTCTTACATTGTCTAGCTACGCCGGTTAGACGCTGCCAGCGGAGAATCTTCGCCCCTAAAGGTAAAAAGCGTCTTTGTGGTCGAAGAACCTCAGCTTCTGCGTCTGAACCAACCGGCTCCGCTTTTCTTAAAAAGAGGAGTATATTCATGAGTTTTCAACCGCAAGTAGATGAGCAGATTACGTTGTTTGGTAGAACCTATAAAATAGCAAAGCATCCCGCCGTTGTGGGTATAGATATTCCATATGGGCAGGAGGGGCGGCAGGGAATCGTATATCAATTATATACAGATTCAGATAAAGCCGCGCTTAAAGTATTTAGAAGTCGATTCCGCGATGGTCGTACAGAGGGTGACACGCGATATCAGTATTTTCCCGGTTTAACAGTTTCAGAGCGTCTGAAGATAACAAAACAAAACCATAAGCACCTAATTGAAACATATGAAGATTTAAAGCAGGCAGTTCTCATGCCTTGGATAGAGGGTCCGACGTGGGCGGATATTCTTTTGGAAGAGCAACCCCTTACGCAAGAAGAAAGTGGTGTGCTGGCAGCTTCTTTAGCGTACTTATTATATATGTTAGAGGAACAAGGACGTGCACATTGTGATTTATCAGCCAGCAACCTCATTCTTTCTCATTTGGCAGAGCAGTCGACGTATCCAATCGAGTTGGTAGACATTGAACAAATGTATGATAAAAATTTAGAGAAGCCTGCGGTGATACCGGGCGGGACGAAAGGATATGCGCCGACGTATATAAAGGACGGCATTTGGACTGCACACGGAGATCGTTTTGCCGGGGCCGTTTTATTAGCTGAAATGCTGGGATGGGTTGAAGAAGCGGTTCGTTTTGCTAAAGCGAACGATGCGAGTTATTTTGATGAAACGGACATGCATGGTGAGGGCGAGCGTTATCAAACATTGGTAGCGTCCTTACGGAAACATTGGGGAGAAAATATAGGGCACTTGTTTGAAACGGCTTGGAAAAGTAATTCTTTAGAGGAGTGCCCAAGCTTTCGTATGTGGTGGGAAGCACTTCCTGAGGAAATTAAGGAAGAGAGCAAGAGAAAATATAACAAATGTTTGATGGAAGCAAAAGCCCGCCTTCCCGAGCATAAAGCTACTTTGTCAGCGCAAGAGCGTTTAGAAGCAGCACGTCTTCTAGAGCAAGTAGGAAATAAAGAGGCAGCTTTGCGCGAATATCAATATATGAGCACGCACATGCAGTATAGTTCACTGTGGGAGGACTTGAAAGGATTAGTTAATGAAAAAGAAGTATCTTCGTCATTCCAACTGACAGACTATATTGAAGCAGCAAGTATATATGAAAAAAATGCAGATTGGAAGAGCGCTATTTTTTTATATGACTATGCGCAAAAGCAATTTGCTACTGACGAGACCGTTGTACAGGAACTTTCTATTATTAGTGCGCAATTGCAAGAAACGCAGAAGCTAGAAGAGAAAGCTGTAAAAATTGAAGAACTTGAGATTGCTAAGCAAAAAATTGAGGCACCGTTTTATATAGAGCGCGAGAAAAAAACGAGTCCATTCGCAGCAACAGAAACAAAAGAGCCATTTCGATATAAAAAATGGATGATAGGTGCCGGCGCTAGTATAGGTATCACACTTTTACTTGCTGCCAGCTATTACGGTATTACAGAGTACCGCTATAAATCTAATATTGAAGCCGGTAAAAAGGCTTATAACGAAATGGAATATTTAGAAGCAGAAGAGAGATTTGAAAAGGCGGCAGCGATTAAAGAAACAGAAGATGCCTACGTTAAATTGGCAGCCACATATGTAATGCGTGAGCAATATCAAAAAACAATTGAGTATTTGGCTGACTTAAAGGCTAAAGGGAAGATATCTAAAAGAAGCGCTTTAGGTGCTTATTTTACAGGACGTGCTTGGTTTAGCCTAAAGAATTATGATCAGGCTGTAATTTCATATAAGGCAGCGTTAGCTTCTAAAGATGGTAAGCTTGGTGATTATCGTAACCCAGCTTTACGTGACTTAGCAGTAAGCTATGCACAGCAAGGGAAATCAGAAGAAGCACGTAACGTATTAGCTAGCATTGAACAAACAGATGACCGCGCAGCGGCATTTGTGAATTGGATTGAGGGCGATTTAGCGTCTGTGGATAAAAATTATACGTATGCCATTGAAAAATACAAAACAGCGTCAGAAAAAGACCCTGATACCCTTCGTTATAAGCAACTGCTAGGTCGTGCTTATGTATTAGCGAATCGTACAGAAACGGATTTTGCTAAAAAAGAAGCGCAATTTAAAACAGCGATTGATATCTTAAGTAGTGTCCGCAGCGCAGATCCAAATAACGCTATTGTATTGGGCGATTTAGCAAGCGCATATTCAGAGGCTGGCGGATTTTATGAGGTGCAAAGTCAACTTGATAAAAGTGCCGGTATGTATAATGAAGCAATTAAACTATATGAAACGATTCGTCAAACCGGATTTAGCAATGACAATCTCGATTTAAATATTGCTGCCTTGAACGGTAAACTTGATAGAGTTGATGAAGCACAAGCCGGCTTCCAAAGAGTACTGGAGAGGAAACCGAATGATGGTCATGCCTTTATGCTGTATGGACTTTTTTTAATGGATCAGAAGAAGTATAAGGAAGCATTTGACGCTTTAGATAAAGCAGAGCAGTTTAGTAATGATGCTGCAGAGCGCGATCTGGCTAAAAACAGAAAACAAGAGTTAAAAGATAAAGGATTTGTTAAATAGGGGGAGCATGTATGAAACAAAAAATGAAAGTGACATCTGTCGTTCTTTCAAGTGTTGTATTTGCATCAGGTTGTACATGGTTTGGCGGAGAAAAATCAATTGAAAAAAAAGCCAGCTTGCAGTTAGAAAAAAGTAAAGTGAATGAACCACAAGCAAATGATAAACAATTAAGCCTGGACAATAGCTATGCAAAAGAAAATTCATTGGGGGCACAGCTGATTTCTGGAACGAAAAAGTCCAAAGAATCTCAGAAATCAGGAAGTGTACTCGATGACATCTCTAACTTGTCTCAATATGTAATCGACTCAGTCAAACAGCCAATTCAAACCATTGCCGGCGATGTGTTAAACGTAGTACTTCCGGATGCACCGGTTGTTGTACCGGGTGAAGACGGAACAAATGTTATCGTGCCGATTAACCCTAATGCTCCTGATCCTAACGAGCCTATTAATCCAGATGAAAATACCAAGCCACAGCCTGAGAAGCCTGTATTATATGTTTCTATTTTCATCCCGAATGAGGCGGTGGTATGGGAAGAGCTGAAAGATTATAACCTGCTTATGAACGAAGTCTTGAACGAGCAAACAAGCGCGGAACTGACTTCACAAATTCATAATCAGTTAAATAATAACGGTCTTTTCTTTGCGGGCAGCTCAGCTTTGCAGGTGAAGGTCCAAAATCAATATCAGCTGCTTGTGCAAAATGCAGGAAGCAATGAGGCGTATTTAGGAATGGATTTGGCATACTTAGCAGCTAAGCATTATCAAGAAGCAAATTATTATGAGGCGTTGTATTATGCAGCTGGTTATAAGGCTTATCAAGGCTCGTTGGATTTAGCGACAGAGCAGGCATTAAATATGGTTAGCGGACAACTTGTAGCTGCTGCCGAAGACTTGATGCAAACCAAGAAAGTAGACGAAGCACTTGCTATTTATCACCTGCTTGCAAATGCAAATGTGATTACGGATGCAGAAGCAGTAGCAAAAGCACAGCAAGCAATTCGTGACGCTGTTAGCCAGGCAGATAAAAAAGAGGAGCCAACAGAGCCAAATGGTGACAAGCTATACCAACGTGCGGTAACACTTCAAAAGCAGGGAGATCTTTATAATGCGCTGTTGGTTGCAGATGAGGCTTTACGATATAATCCGACCGATGCAGCTGCCGTACAAACACTTATTCAGGATTTGACCAGCTCGTTAATGGCAGTTGCTGATCAGGTGCTGCGAGAAAAGTTGACTTACATGAAGGAAACACAAAGTATCACGCCAATTGCATTTAAGAAAGAAAATACATTGGCTATTCTTGAACGTATTACGCTTACAACAGCGGCTGACCCTATGCTGAGAGAACAAGCGCAGCGCTGGAAAGCCTTTATCTCACATTGGAATACGGCTATAGAAAGCCAAGATGCATTACAAGTCGTGTATGCGTCGCAGCAAGCTAGCGATCTTGTTGCGGATATGGAAGGTATTCGTGAGCTTCTGCAAGGAGCCGAGAGATTTAAACAAGCAGAAGCGGCAGTTGAACTGGCTGCGGATACTGCATTAGCGAGCCAGCGTTATCAAGATGCACAGGAGTAC belongs to Ectobacillus sp. JY-23 and includes:
- a CDS encoding WXG100 family type VII secretion target, producing the protein MARILVTPDQLEGIARQFRDGINQAQGINSKLQGQIHNLYGEWDGNTKNRFQTQFGEAEKLMKGYTEILQSIEMELKNIATRFRQADQG